A genomic segment from Chitinophaga niabensis encodes:
- a CDS encoding DUF5000 domain-containing lipoprotein — protein MKILNFITAICFIFLCSKCREEDRLDHYATGAGAPPPVTNVRIVNTPGGAVLTYDLPKDPNLSYVKAVYEIQPGVFNEAKSSYYTDTLALAGYGDTSQHEVKLYSVGRNEKASEPVVLKVKPLTAPVILAFDSLKLEAAFGGVKIRYQNLLEANLAIVLIADTLNNGIWVPLQTFYTRAPGGVVSFRGLPSSEKKFAIYLRDRWNNKSDTLVRTLTPLFEEKVPKPFKALILPTDETIPVEPPYTLDKMWDGLVDQGIFASRHSTSTPQWFTIDLGKKVVISRMKMHQRAPNYTYTGANVKSFELWGSNNPDTNGGWTNWTMIGSFQSYKPSGLPAGKVSAEDIAYAHTNGEDFDVQEIPQAYRYVRFKTTATYGGGPQVTIAELSFWGQIQ, from the coding sequence ATGAAGATATTAAACTTTATCACGGCTATCTGTTTCATCTTCCTTTGCAGTAAATGCAGGGAAGAAGACCGGCTGGACCATTACGCAACAGGAGCAGGAGCGCCCCCACCCGTAACGAATGTGAGGATCGTGAATACACCCGGAGGAGCAGTGCTCACTTATGATCTGCCTAAAGATCCCAATCTCTCTTATGTAAAGGCGGTGTATGAAATACAACCCGGTGTTTTCAACGAAGCCAAATCCTCTTATTATACTGACACGCTGGCGCTGGCAGGATATGGCGATACCAGTCAGCATGAAGTGAAGCTCTACAGTGTGGGAAGGAATGAGAAAGCCTCTGAACCCGTAGTGTTAAAAGTGAAGCCCCTGACGGCACCTGTGATCCTGGCCTTTGATTCCCTGAAGCTGGAAGCTGCATTCGGTGGTGTGAAGATCCGTTATCAGAACCTCCTGGAAGCTAACCTGGCCATTGTACTCATTGCAGATACATTGAATAACGGGATCTGGGTACCGCTGCAAACTTTCTATACAAGGGCTCCCGGTGGCGTTGTTTCCTTCCGCGGACTACCTTCCTCAGAAAAGAAATTTGCCATCTATCTGCGGGACAGGTGGAACAATAAATCTGATACATTGGTGAGAACACTCACACCACTGTTTGAAGAAAAGGTACCCAAACCATTCAAAGCACTGATCCTGCCAACGGATGAAACCATCCCCGTAGAACCACCTTATACTTTGGATAAGATGTGGGACGGCCTGGTGGACCAGGGCATCTTCGCCTCCCGGCACAGTACATCAACGCCGCAGTGGTTCACAATAGACCTTGGTAAAAAAGTGGTGATCAGCCGGATGAAGATGCACCAACGCGCACCTAACTATACCTATACCGGCGCTAATGTGAAATCCTTTGAACTATGGGGAAGTAATAACCCGGATACAAATGGTGGCTGGACTAACTGGACGATGATAGGCAGTTTCCAGTCATACAAGCCATCCGGTTTGCCGGCAGGTAAAGTAAGTGCAGAAGATATCGCTTATGCACATACGAATGGAGAAGACTTTGATGTGCAGGAGATCCCGCAGGCCTACCGTTATGTCCGTTTCAAAACCACCGCTACTTATGGCGGCGGCCCGCAGGTAACCATCGCAGAACTTTCATTCTGGGGGCAGATTCAATAA
- a CDS encoding TonB-dependent receptor plug domain-containing protein: protein MKIILSFVITVTITGTALAQQKDTLAEVIVTANKFEEKRKYVAAKVEVLQLKDIDQSLSNNTGGLLEQSGKVFVQRSQAGGGSPVLRGFEASRILLVVDGVRMNNAIYRTGHLQNVITIDDDILDKVEIIYGPASTIYGSDALGGIIHFQTRKPLLAAFATTLSTRYSSAYEEYTGHVDVNAGGRKFASLTSISYSNFGDLRQGSNRNPLYGDFGKRKSYIQSIQGIDSIVKNKDENIQRQSAYKQYDILQKFLWQPAQNHSHELNIQYSTSSDIPRYDRLTDLRNGQLRWAEWYYGPQERLMAAYQYKAKALKGFFDQLMAGVNYQKIQESRMQRAYRNDEREHRVEDIQVIALNADLRRSMGRNELNVGIDGQFNILQSTAYRQNVRTSAKRYGLDTRYPDGSNNMHYSGIYAQHLFKIIPGKLILNDGLRVNYVSLQSEFKDTALLHLPFTSASQRNITFSANAGIIYLPDDKSKFSFSISTGFRAPNIDDMAKVFESAGGTQLVVPNPDLKPEQTFNFDLGINRRFSDWIYVEANAFYSLFRNAIITDRFSLNGATEVAYNGQMTPVVASQNKARADIYGFQAGINLRPVEAFDFYSQLTYTYGRYRGRDDVKVPMDHIPPVFGKTGISYRYRFLGLEAYALYNSWKRAKDYSPSGEDNLQYAMAEGMPAWCTLHLSSTWKISSFLKVQAALENLLDQNYRVFSSGISSAGRNLVLKLKAEF from the coding sequence ATGAAAATAATCCTAAGTTTTGTAATCACTGTTACAATAACAGGAACTGCTTTAGCGCAACAAAAAGATACCCTTGCAGAAGTGATCGTTACGGCTAATAAGTTTGAAGAGAAACGCAAATACGTGGCAGCCAAAGTGGAGGTTTTGCAGTTGAAAGATATCGATCAATCACTCAGCAATAATACAGGCGGGCTTTTAGAGCAGAGCGGAAAGGTATTTGTACAACGCAGCCAGGCCGGTGGTGGCAGTCCTGTTCTCCGCGGATTTGAAGCCAGCCGCATTTTGCTGGTGGTAGACGGCGTGCGTATGAATAATGCTATTTACCGCACAGGGCATTTGCAGAACGTGATCACAATAGATGATGATATCCTGGACAAAGTAGAGATCATCTATGGCCCTGCTTCCACCATCTATGGATCCGATGCACTGGGCGGGATCATTCATTTCCAGACGCGCAAACCCTTACTCGCTGCTTTCGCAACAACGCTATCCACCAGGTATAGCAGTGCTTATGAAGAATACACGGGGCATGTGGATGTTAATGCAGGTGGCAGGAAATTCGCATCCCTTACATCCATCAGCTACAGTAATTTTGGAGACCTCCGGCAAGGCAGTAACCGCAATCCATTATACGGGGATTTTGGCAAAAGGAAATCATATATACAATCCATACAGGGTATAGATTCCATTGTAAAGAACAAGGATGAAAATATCCAGCGGCAAAGCGCATACAAGCAATATGACATCCTGCAAAAATTCCTTTGGCAACCTGCACAAAACCATAGCCATGAGCTGAACATCCAGTATTCCACCAGCAGCGACATTCCCCGTTACGACCGGCTTACTGATCTCCGGAATGGCCAGCTGCGCTGGGCAGAATGGTATTACGGGCCACAGGAAAGATTGATGGCAGCCTATCAATACAAAGCCAAAGCCCTGAAAGGCTTTTTCGATCAGCTGATGGCCGGCGTCAATTATCAAAAGATCCAGGAAAGCAGGATGCAGCGCGCTTATCGTAATGATGAACGGGAACACCGGGTAGAAGACATACAGGTGATAGCCCTGAATGCAGACCTGCGCAGGAGCATGGGCAGGAATGAGCTGAATGTTGGTATCGACGGTCAATTCAATATACTTCAATCCACCGCCTACCGGCAAAACGTTAGAACATCTGCCAAACGTTATGGATTGGATACCCGTTATCCCGATGGCAGTAACAACATGCATTACTCAGGCATCTATGCCCAGCATCTCTTCAAGATCATTCCCGGCAAACTGATCCTGAATGATGGGCTGCGGGTGAACTACGTGAGCCTCCAAAGTGAATTCAAAGACACGGCTTTACTCCATCTGCCATTTACCAGTGCCTCGCAGCGGAACATTACATTCAGCGCCAACGCAGGCATCATTTATCTCCCGGATGATAAAAGCAAATTCAGCTTCAGCATTTCAACAGGTTTCAGAGCGCCTAATATAGATGATATGGCCAAGGTATTTGAATCAGCAGGTGGTACACAATTAGTAGTGCCTAACCCCGATCTCAAGCCGGAGCAGACCTTCAATTTTGACCTGGGTATCAACCGCCGGTTCAGTGACTGGATATATGTAGAAGCGAATGCATTTTACAGCTTATTCAGGAATGCCATTATAACAGACCGCTTCTCGCTTAATGGCGCCACAGAAGTTGCCTACAATGGGCAAATGACACCGGTAGTGGCCAGCCAGAATAAAGCAAGGGCTGATATCTATGGCTTCCAGGCCGGGATCAATTTACGGCCTGTGGAGGCCTTTGACTTCTATAGCCAGCTAACATATACCTATGGCCGCTACCGTGGCAGGGATGATGTAAAAGTACCTATGGACCATATACCACCTGTGTTTGGCAAAACAGGGATCAGCTACCGTTACCGGTTCCTGGGCCTGGAGGCTTATGCTTTATACAACAGCTGGAAAAGAGCAAAAGATTACAGCCCTTCCGGGGAAGATAATCTTCAGTATGCCATGGCAGAAGGCATGCCGGCCTGGTGTACCCTTCATCTTTCCAGCACCTGGAAGATCAGTTCTTTTCTAAAAGTACAGGCAGCGCTGGAAAACCTACTGGACCAGAACTATCGTGTTTTTTCTTCCGGCATCAGCAGTGCAGGAAGGAATCTGGTATTGAAGCTCAAGGCAGAGTTTTAA
- a CDS encoding DUF4998 domain-containing protein translates to MRTKIFIGVIALLVVAACKKMDDNYRQYIIPGGIVYPGKPIQAKFHPGKYRAMVSWKRGTDPKITKARIYWNNFTDSVEVQIAPKQDSISHIFTNLQENIYSYTIRTMDENGNKSVPVELTGSVFGDRYQASLLNRAIASATIGEDDKLTIIWGAADTTNGARTTEVRYTTVGGQTATASFSAKKDTSYITGVQGSSGFEYRTVFTPDTLAVDTFYTEYQQMPGNFMQIARTTWTATADTYELTGQQPNGAPSKVLDGDIGTYWHTNHSKSPVTGYPHWLAFNMNRRVKVDRVVLTSRSDYVREDFTDFIVQGSDDGSTWQNYGNYTLAEITGPQSFTIAGAPVMRYIRIWQVRNATGSPHSHLAEFSVYGSFAP, encoded by the coding sequence ATGAGAACAAAAATATTTATCGGCGTCATTGCTTTGTTGGTAGTAGCCGCCTGTAAAAAGATGGACGATAACTACAGGCAATATATTATACCCGGCGGCATCGTATACCCCGGTAAACCCATCCAGGCTAAATTTCATCCGGGTAAATACCGGGCAATGGTATCCTGGAAAAGAGGTACAGATCCTAAGATCACTAAGGCACGCATCTATTGGAATAACTTTACTGATTCCGTGGAAGTGCAGATCGCACCCAAGCAGGATTCTATTTCCCATATCTTCACCAATCTCCAGGAAAATATTTATTCCTATACCATCAGAACTATGGATGAGAATGGTAATAAGTCCGTACCCGTAGAACTCACCGGTTCCGTATTCGGGGACCGCTACCAGGCATCTTTATTGAACCGCGCCATTGCAAGTGCCACTATAGGGGAGGACGACAAGCTCACCATCATCTGGGGAGCAGCAGATACTACAAATGGCGCACGTACCACAGAAGTGCGTTATACCACGGTAGGCGGGCAAACGGCAACGGCTTCTTTTTCTGCGAAGAAAGATACCAGTTACATTACCGGGGTGCAGGGTAGTAGTGGTTTTGAATACCGTACTGTATTCACACCTGATACATTAGCCGTAGATACTTTCTACACGGAATACCAGCAAATGCCTGGCAATTTTATGCAGATAGCCCGTACTACCTGGACGGCCACAGCGGATACTTATGAATTAACAGGCCAGCAGCCTAACGGTGCTCCATCCAAAGTACTGGACGGGGATATTGGAACCTATTGGCATACCAATCACAGTAAATCACCGGTAACGGGTTATCCGCACTGGCTGGCATTTAACATGAACCGCCGTGTGAAAGTGGACCGGGTGGTGTTAACTTCCAGGAGTGATTATGTAAGAGAGGATTTTACAGACTTCATTGTACAGGGGAGTGATGATGGTAGCACCTGGCAGAACTACGGCAACTATACCCTTGCTGAGATTACAGGGCCACAATCTTTCACTATCGCAGGCGCACCTGTGATGAGATATATAAGGATCTGGCAGGTGAGGAATGCAACCGGCTCACCGCATTCCCATCTTGCTGAGTTCTCCGTTTATGGGAGCTTTGCACCATAA
- a CDS encoding RagB/SusD family nutrient uptake outer membrane protein has protein sequence MTMKKINYIILLIGLLAFGGCAKYLDVVPDNIATLENAFTMRSEAEKYLYTCYSYMPRDGNLVEDPAMLAGDEMWALTNPGFPEFDHQMFNIARGLQNTVNPFSENSWVSLYRGLRDCGIFLENVNKVPDLEDQERKEWIAEVTFLKAYYHFALVRMYGPIPLIRKNLPIDVDLNAVKVYRDPVDSCFNYIVQLLDIAKDDLPLIINNPARALGRITKPMAYSLKAKVLVTAASPLFNGNTDQASLKSNNGVVLFNPNVVTEKWSAAVTACKEAIDICHSAGMKIYTYNPAFQQFQLKDTTKIQMGLRSVITEKWNSEIIWGNTQSNADLIQRVATPNVDHRYIDNPRIVSELAPPLKIVEMFYSDKGVPITEDKTWNQSAAITRVAQDGHKLNIRQGYTTAALNFDREPRFYSSLGFDGGVWYGQGFYDDGSPNALYYVAGRKGQPNGKVQPDKGSVTGYYVKKLVHYQNTQGSVVNDYTITSYPWPVMRLAHLYLMYAEALNEVNGPTPEVHEYINKVRERAGLKTVQFSWDNYSKTPNKYTTKEGMREIIQQETMIELAFEGHRFWDLRRWKRALTEFRRGIEGWDIEQSDPAFFYRKKVLFNLQFTLKDYFWPIKEETLITNRNLVQNIGW, from the coding sequence ATGACCATGAAGAAGATCAATTACATCATACTACTCATCGGGTTGCTCGCTTTCGGCGGATGCGCAAAATACCTGGATGTGGTACCCGATAATATTGCCACGTTAGAGAACGCATTCACCATGCGCTCTGAAGCAGAAAAATACCTATACACCTGTTATTCCTATATGCCGCGGGACGGTAATCTTGTGGAAGACCCCGCCATGCTGGCAGGAGACGAAATGTGGGCCTTAACCAATCCCGGTTTCCCTGAGTTTGATCACCAGATGTTTAACATTGCACGCGGTTTGCAGAATACCGTGAACCCTTTCTCCGAAAATTCCTGGGTAAGCCTCTACCGCGGTTTACGCGATTGCGGCATCTTCCTGGAAAATGTAAACAAAGTACCGGACCTGGAAGACCAGGAAAGGAAGGAATGGATAGCAGAAGTCACTTTCCTGAAGGCTTATTATCATTTTGCCCTCGTAAGGATGTATGGCCCTATTCCATTGATCAGGAAAAACCTGCCGATAGATGTAGACCTGAATGCCGTAAAAGTGTATCGCGATCCTGTTGATTCATGCTTTAACTACATTGTACAGTTACTTGATATCGCCAAAGATGACCTGCCCCTGATCATTAATAACCCCGCAAGGGCATTGGGCCGCATCACCAAACCCATGGCCTATTCCCTGAAAGCAAAAGTACTGGTCACAGCTGCCAGCCCTTTGTTCAACGGGAATACTGACCAGGCTTCCCTGAAGAGCAATAACGGCGTAGTGCTCTTTAATCCGAATGTAGTAACGGAAAAATGGTCGGCCGCCGTTACCGCCTGCAAAGAAGCGATCGATATCTGCCACTCCGCAGGCATGAAGATCTATACCTACAATCCCGCCTTCCAGCAATTCCAGCTGAAGGATACAACAAAGATCCAGATGGGCCTCCGTTCTGTTATTACAGAGAAATGGAACAGCGAGATCATCTGGGGTAATACGCAAAGCAATGCAGACCTCATTCAACGGGTAGCCACTCCCAATGTTGATCATCGTTACATAGACAATCCCCGTATTGTATCAGAACTGGCTCCGCCTTTGAAGATCGTGGAAATGTTCTATTCTGATAAAGGCGTACCCATCACCGAAGATAAAACATGGAACCAGTCTGCCGCCATCACCCGCGTTGCACAGGATGGCCATAAGCTCAATATCCGCCAGGGATATACCACCGCCGCGCTGAACTTCGACAGGGAACCGCGTTTCTATTCCAGCCTTGGTTTTGATGGTGGCGTTTGGTATGGGCAAGGTTTTTATGATGATGGCAGTCCCAATGCCCTCTATTATGTAGCAGGCAGAAAAGGGCAGCCCAATGGAAAAGTACAACCGGATAAAGGTTCTGTAACAGGTTATTATGTAAAGAAGCTGGTGCATTACCAGAACACACAGGGATCGGTAGTGAATGATTACACTATTACTTCTTATCCCTGGCCTGTTATGCGCCTCGCACACCTGTACCTCATGTATGCGGAAGCATTAAATGAAGTGAATGGCCCCACGCCGGAAGTACATGAATACATCAACAAGGTACGTGAGCGTGCCGGTTTGAAAACAGTTCAGTTTTCCTGGGATAACTATTCCAAAACCCCGAATAAGTATACTACCAAAGAAGGCATGCGCGAGATCATCCAGCAGGAAACCATGATAGAGCTGGCATTTGAAGGACATCGTTTCTGGGACCTGCGCCGCTGGAAACGTGCATTGACAGAATTCCGCAGGGGCATTGAAGGATGGGACATTGAACAATCCGATCCGGCTTTCTTCTACCGGAAAAAAGTACTGTTCAATCTGCAGTTCACGCTCAAAGATTATTTCTGGCCCATTAAAGAAGAAACATTGATCACCAACCGTAACCTGGTGCAGAACATTGGCTGGTAA
- a CDS encoding RICIN domain-containing protein, whose translation MRRTFLLTLLTILAQTLYAQSNQPWTEIGPIKFPINQSGQIHGIGRVVQIKFHPTTAAKMYAVSAHALWKTIDTGRTWSIVPGTDDMPTMACASVCVDRTNENIMYLGTGDPNYYSQSLGVWKSTNGGALFTRIGESTIGTRMAVEILQSPSAANTLLAATNDGIWKSTDAGSTWTKTQADVNFCDLRVNAASGSTTVYAITRQAEFYKSTDFGDTWTLIPTVNPVTPGSGSRIAVTPANPAVVYVGCIGSNTTLGGIIYKSTDSGNTFIQVRGDINPNLAGYDGNSGGQGNYNFDITAGWNDANTLFLVSHIVWRSQDGGVTWSKMQDGWWTEIHTDMHAIRYHPLIPSQIYNANDGGVWISTDGGSLWSPKSDGLASTEFYHMGASHKTIGVMGGGTQDNGEVYYNVNTWYTNRGGDYTPFYQFDGQLTNSAYYGATQRRQLLTNTTQGLALPAPASGAARIAFSRDVNIAFTGNDTVYRTSNLQTNPPSWSAIYNTSKSIKTLEPSVNNVNYLYLVLNTEFYLCQNALAATPVFTKQSDVPASISGGVQIATVANDPNVVYLSCGSRMYRSTNAGVNWTNISGTLPTINIREILTDTTSTDESTYIINNLVYYKNKNMTDWVIYSHGMPSNSQYRDIDIYYSGGTKLLRVGTYGRGIWEVPLATTGSVLIPGGVYEIKSAAALTRNVDVPGSATANGTDLIIYSDGSTNNQRWQISPLGNGYYKLIPQHATGKAMDVEGALTANGTAVQIYDSANVPQQQWLIEGVGGGYYRLMPKHAPGKSLDLNGGTDANNTKVQIWDSNTSNAQKWRFDLISSPPAPLALMAVNASKEQQPATTYIIRLYPNPASQSATIEFSNAQDETALLTVSNTEGKVVMWRKQQLVKGINKVSLQVNELPRGIYFIKVDTGSGAATEKLVVQ comes from the coding sequence ATGAGACGCACTTTCCTCCTTACCCTCCTGACCATTTTAGCCCAGACGCTATATGCTCAATCTAATCAACCCTGGACAGAAATAGGCCCCATCAAGTTCCCCATCAATCAATCCGGGCAGATCCATGGTATTGGCCGTGTAGTTCAAATTAAATTCCATCCCACTACCGCAGCGAAGATGTATGCTGTAAGCGCACATGCATTATGGAAAACAATTGATACCGGCAGAACCTGGTCTATTGTTCCCGGAACAGACGATATGCCTACAATGGCTTGTGCTTCTGTTTGTGTAGACAGAACGAATGAGAACATTATGTATCTCGGCACCGGCGATCCTAACTATTACAGCCAGTCATTAGGTGTTTGGAAATCCACCAATGGCGGCGCTTTATTCACGCGTATCGGTGAAAGCACCATTGGCACACGCATGGCGGTGGAGATCCTGCAATCACCTTCCGCGGCGAATACATTACTGGCGGCTACGAACGATGGCATATGGAAAAGCACGGATGCCGGCAGTACCTGGACTAAAACACAGGCTGATGTTAACTTTTGTGACCTGCGTGTGAATGCAGCATCCGGAAGCACTACTGTATATGCCATCACGCGGCAGGCTGAGTTTTACAAATCCACAGATTTTGGAGATACCTGGACGCTGATCCCTACCGTTAACCCTGTAACGCCCGGTAGCGGCAGCCGTATTGCGGTTACGCCTGCCAATCCTGCTGTGGTGTATGTGGGTTGCATTGGCAGCAATACAACCTTAGGCGGCATTATTTATAAATCAACGGACAGTGGCAATACATTCATCCAGGTCCGTGGAGATATTAACCCTAACCTTGCAGGCTACGATGGCAATTCCGGCGGGCAGGGCAATTACAATTTTGATATTACCGCAGGATGGAATGATGCCAATACCCTGTTCCTGGTTTCTCATATAGTCTGGCGCAGCCAGGATGGTGGCGTGACCTGGAGCAAGATGCAGGATGGCTGGTGGACAGAGATCCATACAGATATGCATGCCATCAGGTATCATCCATTGATCCCATCGCAAATATACAATGCGAACGACGGTGGTGTATGGATCAGTACAGACGGCGGCAGTCTCTGGTCCCCGAAATCTGATGGCCTTGCCTCCACAGAATTCTATCACATGGGTGCCAGCCATAAGACCATTGGTGTTATGGGTGGTGGCACACAGGATAACGGAGAAGTGTATTACAATGTCAATACCTGGTATACCAACCGTGGCGGGGATTATACGCCTTTTTATCAATTCGACGGACAGTTAACCAACAGTGCTTATTATGGTGCCACGCAACGCAGGCAATTGCTGACAAATACCACACAAGGGCTTGCATTGCCAGCCCCTGCTTCCGGCGCTGCGCGTATTGCATTTTCGAGGGACGTGAACATTGCTTTCACCGGTAATGACACCGTTTACCGTACTTCGAACCTGCAAACCAACCCTCCTTCCTGGTCTGCTATCTACAATACTTCTAAATCGATCAAAACGCTGGAGCCTTCAGTTAATAATGTAAACTACCTCTACCTGGTATTGAATACAGAATTCTATCTCTGCCAGAATGCGCTGGCAGCAACACCTGTGTTCACCAAACAGAGTGATGTGCCTGCCAGTATCAGCGGCGGCGTACAGATAGCTACCGTAGCAAATGATCCTAATGTGGTGTATCTCTCCTGTGGCAGCCGGATGTACCGTTCCACCAATGCCGGTGTGAACTGGACAAATATCAGTGGTACGCTTCCCACCATAAATATCCGCGAGATATTGACGGATACTACCAGTACGGATGAGAGCACTTACATTATCAATAACCTTGTTTATTATAAGAACAAGAATATGACGGACTGGGTGATCTATTCTCATGGAATGCCCTCCAACAGCCAGTATCGGGATATAGACATCTATTACTCCGGTGGCACCAAATTACTCCGTGTAGGTACTTATGGCCGTGGCATATGGGAAGTACCGCTGGCCACTACAGGCTCAGTACTGATACCCGGCGGTGTATATGAAATTAAATCAGCTGCTGCTTTAACCAGGAATGTGGATGTGCCGGGAAGTGCTACCGCCAATGGCACGGACCTCATCATTTATTCAGATGGCAGTACCAATAACCAGCGCTGGCAGATATCGCCACTGGGGAACGGGTACTATAAACTGATCCCCCAGCATGCTACGGGGAAAGCGATGGACGTGGAGGGTGCCCTTACTGCAAATGGTACAGCCGTTCAGATATATGACAGCGCTAATGTACCACAGCAACAATGGCTTATAGAAGGTGTAGGTGGCGGATATTATCGCCTGATGCCCAAACACGCTCCCGGCAAGTCGCTGGACCTGAATGGAGGCACTGATGCCAACAATACCAAGGTGCAGATCTGGGACAGCAATACCTCCAACGCACAAAAATGGCGGTTTGATCTGATCAGCAGCCCACCAGCACCACTGGCGCTCATGGCAGTAAATGCATCCAAAGAACAACAACCGGCCACTACTTATATTATCAGGTTATATCCCAACCCTGCCTCACAATCTGCCACCATCGAATTTTCCAATGCACAGGATGAAACCGCCCTGCTCACGGTTTCCAATACGGAAGGAAAAGTGGTGATGTGGCGGAAACAGCAACTGGTAAAGGGGATTAACAAGGTTTCCTTACAGGTGAATGAGTTGCCCAGGGGGATCTATTTTATTAAAGTAGATACCGGATCAGGGGCTGCTACAGAAAAACTGGTTGTACAATAA